Proteins found in one Coffea eugenioides isolate CCC68of chromosome 5, Ceug_1.0, whole genome shotgun sequence genomic segment:
- the LOC113769907 gene encoding F-box protein At5g07610-like produces the protein MKILHSCNGLLLCGDTWLSNWNVVLSLYLYNPTLGWHIQIPSSEGMRRDLLYDILNEHYWNLAFDPLESSSYKIIDFSRPKFESSCYRYSIEIYSSETGLWKLVNNDILSGDDLKLSINFYRGVLLNGIIYWPSFGRRTTLCFDVAKESIKSIPMPPNGIWPYCNSFFVESGGHLYHVVHQESQCFVHEMEDSCSGWLLKYSVDMDAVLGACPSMVRERAGSDKCPYLVLSFIPRVDQKDELVFYIAGCAMYYDINQVSCRKICDLNDSCFDCYITRRYIGIDVHKHIEGLITLPGCRV, from the coding sequence ATGAAAATTTTGCACTCTTGCAATGGCTTATTGCTTTGTGGTGATACTTGGTTGAGCAATTGGAATGTCGTCCTCAGTCTCTACCTATATAATCCTACTCTTGGTTGGCATATTCAGATCCCGAGTTCTGAAGGCATGAGGAGAGACTTACTTTATGATATTTTAAATGAGCATTATTGGAATTTGGCTTTTGATCCTCTTGAATCATCCTCCTATAAGATCATTGACTTTTCTAGGCCTAAATTTGAGTCTAGTTGCTATCGTTACAGTATTGAAATCTATTCATCAGAGACAGGACTGTGGAAGTTAGTCAACAATGATATACTTTCAGGGGATGATTTGAAATTGTCCATTAACTTTTACAGAGGGGTACTCCTGAATGGGATAATTTATTGGCCTTCTTTTGGTCGTCGAACTACCTTGTGCTTTGATGTAGCTAAAGAATCAATAAAGTCTATACCCATGCCTCCAAATGGAATTTGGCCGTACTGCAATTCATTTTTTGTGGAGTCTGGCGGTCATTTATATCATGTTGTGCATCAAGAGTCACAATGTTTTGTCCATGAGATGGAGGATAGTTGTTCGGGGTGGCTTCTCAAATATTCTGTTGATATGGATGCAGTTTTGGGTGCATGTCCCTCAATGGTTAGGGAGAGGGCTGGTTCTGATAAATGCCCATATCTTGTGTTGTCCTTCATCCCTAGAGTGGATCAAAAAGATGAATTGGTGTTCTACATTGCTGGTTGTGCTATGTATTATGACATCAACCAAGTGAGTTGCAGGAAAATTTGTGATCTGAATGACAGTTGCTTCGATTGTTATATCACCAGAAGATATATAGGGATTGATGTTCATAAACACATTGAGGGCCTGATTACCCTTCCTGGATGTCGCGTCTAG